One Trichoderma atroviride chromosome 7, complete sequence DNA segment encodes these proteins:
- a CDS encoding uncharacterized protein (EggNog:ENOG41), which produces MTALRAWVRRGLTTPILSEPLIPGFELDWFADTFKDLKNAEWYKCSDHNTTDEVVRYEARTNASTTNSEDPRLEARDFDIVDARDVCAIRQRLAKLVGWRSPVSQEAIAITKAIEATMSILAQNDDSLHADSYRNLRYSWEYPIELGRQQVKMPRLNINRHGHKWNANAGEIEAALSLRLFYVKSFERKGLSAAGVIHTRSDVSDDEWLRIKGKASEFLGQPEFTNDPTALLGGGRSCL; this is translated from the coding sequence ATGACGGCTTTGAGGGCATGGGTACGTCGTGGATTAACGACCCCGATACTGTCCGAGCCTCTTATTCCTGGGTTTGAGCTCGACTGGTTTGCAGATACATTCAAAGATCTTAAGAATGCAGAGTGGTATAAATGCTCAGACCACAATACCACTGACGAAGTTGTTCGCTATGAAGCGAGGACCAATGCCTCTACCACCAACAGCGAGGACCCTAGACTGGAGGCCAGAGATTTCGATATTGTTGATGCTCGAGATGTTTGCGCGATTCGCCAACGCCTCGCAAAACTTGTGGGCTGGCGGAGTCCAGTATCTCAGGAAGCGATAGCAATTACGAAGGCTATAGAAGCGACAATGAGCATTCTGGCTCAAAACGACGACAGTCTACACGCCGACTCATACCGCAATTTGCGATACTCTTGGGAATATCCAATTGAACTCGGACGACAACAAGTCAAGATGCCGCGGCTGAATATAAACAGACATGGCCATAAATGGAACGCAAACGCTGGAGAGATCGAGGCCGCGTTGTCCCTGCGCCTATTCTATGTTAAGAGCTTTGAACGAAAAGGTCTTTCAGCAGCTGGTGTCATCCATACTCGCAGTGATGTCTCAGATGATGAATGGCTGCGCATAAAAGGGAAAGCCTCCGAGTTTTTGGGGCAGCCGGAATTCACAAACGACCCCACTGCACTGCTTGGTGGAGGGAGAAGCTGCTTGTAG
- a CDS encoding uncharacterized protein (EggNog:ENOG41~SECRETED:SignalP(1-18)), with amino-acid sequence MHLTSFVTALMLSLSVSAAPTELTKGEIVTRSGTNGSIYSFESASNCHGILRKYGSCGISTYHPEIGEQNSFVAMPYNEFDKYGQAQNNKLCGKTIVMKHNGVTKTATVADRNVSDDHSIDMCLDLWEAFGGHNGDGTVIRNFSWSIQL; translated from the coding sequence ATGCATCTTACAAGCTTTGTTACCGCGCTCATGCTGTCACTCAGTGTGTCTGCAGCCCCTACCGAGCTCACCAAAGGAGAAATAGTTACTAGGTCCGGCACAAACGGCTCGATTTACAGCTTTGAATCGGCATCCAACTGCCACGGAATCCTCAGGAAGTACGGTTCATGCGGCATAAGCACCTACCACCCAGAAATTGGTGAACAGAATTCTTTCGTTGCCATGCCCTATAATGAGTTTGATAAATACGGTCAAGCCCAGAATAATAAACTTTGCGGCAAGACAATCGTCATGAAGCACAATGGTGTCACCAAAACTGCCACTGTTGCGGATCGAAACGTCAGCGACGACCACTCCATCGACATGTGTCTCGATTTGTGGGAGGCTTTCGGAGGCCACAATGGCGATGGTACTGTTATCAGGAACTTCTCTTGGTCTATCCAGCTCTAG
- a CDS encoding uncharacterized protein (EggNog:ENOG41~SECRETED:SignalP(1-22)), protein MHSSHRTILAAKALLLANLAAAQTNPNAQGACSPTTGGSGACGPNGSQAWLNTGVQGNGWEPPFLDINSLTHISLDDYYNGVGQPCQQYDQYFKSSGSKYNIDPAILAFIAMQESSCNADAGGSTPGLMQCDPSNCQNGQSSCQYPIQDNVDCGAWVLRSALDNTGGNAVHALGSYNGWFTASDGTGLNGGKGLTEGYPCSSEGKAHGDPQNLNYLHETLNGWFLGYDMYGSDADLDGEYNCSQSCSNGSIC, encoded by the coding sequence ATGCACTCCTCACACCGCACAATcctcgccgccaaggccCTCCTCCTTGCCaacttggctgctgctcaaacAAATCCAAATGCCCAGGGAGCATGTTCACCTACAACAGGTGGCTCTGGCGCCTGTGGTCCCAACGGTTCACAGGCGTGGCTCAACACCGGTGTCCAGGGCAATGGCTGGGAGCCTCCGTTCCTCGACATCAACAGCCTCACACACATCTCGCTGGATGACTACTACAACGGCGTAGGCCAGCCTTGCCAGCAGTACGACCAGTACTTCAAGAGCTCAGGCTCCAAATACAACATCGACCCTGCCATCCTGGCCTTCATTGCCATGCAGGAGTCTTCTTGCAATGCCGATGCTGGAGGCTCAACGCCCGGGCTGATGCAGTGCGACCCGTCCAACTGCCAGAACGGCCAAAGCAGCTGCCAGTACCCCATCCAGGATAATGTCGACTGCGGAGCTTGGGTCCTGCGTTCGGCTCTGGATAACACCGGTGGCAACGCTGTCCATGCGCTGGGCTCGTATAACGGGTGGTTCACGGCCAGTGACGGCACGGGTCTGAATGGTGGAAAGGGCTTGACAGAGGGCTATCCTTGCTCTTCCGAAGGCAAGGCACATGGTGACCCGCAGAACTTGAACTATCTCCACGAGACGCTGAATGGATGGTTCTTGGGTTACGACATGTATGGGTCGGACGCCGATTTGGACGGAGAATACAACTGCTcgcagagctgcagcaatggcagcattTGCTAG
- a CDS encoding uncharacterized protein (EggNog:ENOG41) encodes MDSNHNAEADPDEKYDSESSDSSESAYTPLHSFFERADSASVKKLDLPPSSAPLFQYRAPSEICKTCRRMIQLISNVVATGSRFDGKYHKTYAAVKSSAENGCGICSMLLREFRMEMKERDKPGKTMETASLHAIGSSFSWNVAIPWMYGDPTPGVAHLEPCGAEHHYCLTARIESFVAGSQSLDYDSPAPNTRDALTMCRIWFQNCRDSHTTCGLPQENSAEASPSAARLIAVSNGDARLCLPEELSPNSPYAALSHRWGFLNFMTLKKDNINDFRKRIPPEALTKTFRDAIDICRYLDIPYLWIDSLCIIQDSAEDWALQSALMAQIYGQCDLNIAATSAEDGSVGCFFDRPKNWAIQIRPLPGRDDLIYDFMPSPLIHPELDVLNNRGWVVQERYLSRRTLHFTAKQVFWECDGESACETCPGGYEKKAINFCPYELKRRGMDRSNWDDLVSQYSGARLTQSSDRLIAIEGLARSIQATTKDEYVAGIWKEWIERQLAWSPSEEFRPIPNTSCPSWSWASGIGSVSLPLVWFDGQSNSPTHVTLHDLQVQYFSTNTFRDVKSAVIRLCCTYLLRVVLEPIGDSPDVYYKAKFGDEKFDEVYLKIDNPDIANKAQTIPAYVLVIDESRGILLEPTAQATGQYRRIGSFFTFQSSFVESLGFVNCVEQRQLDAFSAVEEDDEGNEIYIIDVV; translated from the exons ATGGATTCCAACCACAATGCCGAGGCAGATCCTGATGAAAAATATGACTCTGAAAGTTCCGACAGCTCAGAGTCGGCGTATACGCCTCTGCATAGTTTCTTTGAACGAGCCGACAGCGCATCGGTAAAGAAACTCGATCTTCCCCCTAGTTCAGCACCTCTGTTTCAGTACCGCGCCCCATCAGAGATTTGCAAAACTTGTCGGCGCATGATACAGCTTATATCGAACGTCGTCGCAACAGGTAGCCGCTTTGACGGTAAATATCACAAAACCTACGCAGCTGTGAAATCATCCGCCGAGAATGGATGTGGAATCTGTTCAATGCTTCTCCGTGAGTTTCGAATGGAGATGAAGGAAAGAGACAAGCCCGGAAAAACTATGGAAACTGCATCGCTACACGCCATTGGATCTTCCTTTTCGTGGAATGTGGCGATTCCGTGGATGTACGGCGATCCAACTCCAGGAGTCGCACACCTGGAACCTTGTGGTGCGGAGCATCATTACTGTTTGACGGCTAGGATAGAATCGTTCGTGGCAGGTTCACAAA GTCTGGATTACGATTCGCCGGCCCCAAACACTCGAGATGCTTTAACAATGTGCAGAATATGGTTCCAGAATTGTCGGGATTCACATACGACATGCGGTCTTCCACAAGAAAATTCAGCAGAGGCCAGCCCTTCTGCTGCACGACTTATTGCAGTCTCCAACGGAGACGCTCGACTTTGTCTTCCTGAAGAGCTGAGCCCTAATAGCCCTTATGCAGCCCTCAGTCACCGCTGGGGCTTCCTCAATTTCATGACGCTCAAAAAAGACAATATCAATGACTTTCGAAAACGAATTCCACCAGAAGCTTTGACAAAGACGTTCCGCGATGCTATTGACATTTGCAGATACCTTGATATCCCATACTTATGGATAGACTCTTTATGCATCATTCAAGATAGTGCAGAGGACTGGGCACTACAGTCAGCCCTAATGGCCCAGATATATGGACAATGTGACTTGAATATCGCAGCTACTtctgctgaagatggcagcgTTGGATGCTTTTTTGACCGACCAAAAAATTGGGCGATCCAAATACGCCCGCTTCCTGGAAGAGACGACCTGATATATGACTTTATGCCATCCCCCTTGATACATCCAGAACTGGACGTATTGAATAACCGTGGCTGGGTTGTACAAGAACGCTACCTGTCAAGACGGACTCTTCATTTTACCGCCAAGCAGGTGTTTTGGGAATGTGATGGAGAATCAGCATGTGAGACCTGCCCTGGCGGATACgagaaaaaagcaatcaACTTTTGTCCCTATGAGCTCAAACGAAGGGGCATGGACCGATCCAACTGGGATGATCTTGTGAGCCAGTACTCGGGAGCCCGTCTCACACAATCCAGCGACCGGCTCATCGCTATAGAAGGCCTCGCAAGATCTATACAGGCGACCACAAAGGACGAATATGTTGCCGGAATATGGAAGGAATGGATTGAGAGGCAGCTAGCTTGGTCTCCCTCTGAAGAATTCAGGCCTATCCCTAACACATCGTGTCCTTCTTGGTCATGGGCCTCAGGCATTGGTAGCGTGAGCCTCCCGTTGGTCTGGTTTGATGGTCAATCCAACTCGCCAACTCATGTAACACTTCATGACCTACAAGTGCAATACTTTTCGACGAATACCTTTCGGGACGTCAAGAGCGCTGTGATTCGCCTTTGCTGCACTTACCTTCTCCGGGTAGTTCTTGAGCCAATTGGGGACTCGCCCGACGTCTACTACAAGGCCAAATTCGGAGATGAGAAATTCGACGAAGTTTACTTGAAAATTGACAATCCTGACATCGCCAACAAGGCTCAGACCATTCCTGCATATGTTTTAGTTATAGATGAAAGCCGCGGAATTCTTCTGGAGCCTACAGCTCAGGCAACTGGGCAGTATAGGCGGATAGGCTCGTTCTTCACTTTCCAGAGCTCTTTTGTAGAGTCATTGGGATTTGTAAATTGCGTTGAGCAAAGACAACTTGACGCATTTTCGGCTGtcgaggaggatgacgaaggCAAtgaaatatatattattgATGTAGTATAG
- a CDS encoding uncharacterized protein (EggNog:ENOG41): MKTFLKGIKKKLVKLKNKSHGECDIIAVENATLIEPDEPETEQKQQDGNLLMRLPPELRDKVYFYLFSSTRFMYGQRFVLDQKYTPLQFYTRVAYLGSEILRPPRHGLALLRSCRQVHLEIGSAWLEHVIFCFESPIAMLRRLDRVPLETRSLIRHVRIASDALQVPLSSPAEKKVIDGCFKLLLQMNLYTLTVFGPAIPCWSHEDLDLFIKYGRGWKELRYITYTSAFVDIISSNRGKTITLPSEPQPAAWQRDLENRDGPNSGASVTIYKSADSKNPPVCHVLDYAGRVVISSNSNNGRRSFEHRRDFSKPGLER; encoded by the coding sequence ATGAAAACTTTCCTAAAAGGTATTAAGAAGAAGCTGGTAAAGCTCAAAAATAAGTCTCATGGAGAGTGCGACATCATAGCCGTGGAGAATGCCACGCTGATTGAGCCTGACGAACCAGAGACGGAACAGAAGCAACAGGATGGAAATTTACTAATGAGGCTACCTCCAGAGCTCCGGGACAAAGTCTATTTCTATCTATTTTCTTCAACTCGATTCATGTATGGACAGAGATTCGTCCTCGACCAAAAATACACACCGCTGCAGTTTTACACACGTGTAGCTTACCTCGGATCAGAGATTCTTCGTCCACCTCGCCATGGCCTCGCGCTACTACGTAGCTGTCGCCAAGTACATCTCGAAATTGGCAGTGCGTGGTTGGAACATgtcatcttttgttttgagtCCCCGATTGCAATGCTCCGTCGATTGGACAGGGTGCCTCTGGAGACGCGCTCACTCATTCGACATGTGCGGATTGCAAGCGACGCATTGCAAGTTCCTCTGAGTTCACCAGCGGAAAAGAAGGTTATTGATGGTTGCTTCAAACTCCTACTTCAAATGAACCTTTACACGCTGACGGTATTTGGCCCTGCGATTCCTTGCTGGTCTCACGAAGACTTGGATCTCTTTATTAAGTACGGCAGAGGATGGAAGGAGCTTCGCTACATAACATATACCTCAGCTTTCGTCGACATTATATCCTCCAACCGCGGAAAGACAATCACACTACCTAGCGAACCGCAACCCGCAGCCTGGCAGCGTGATCTTGAGAACCGTGATGGCCCAAACTCTGGAGCTTCTGTTACCATTTACAAATCTGCAGATTCTAAGAACCCCCCTGTCTGTCATGTGCTCGACTATGCGGGCAGAGTTGTCATatcctccaactccaacaacGGGCGTCGATCATTTGAACACAGACGGGATTTCTCAAAGCCTGGACTTGAAAGATGA
- a CDS encoding uncharacterized protein (EggNog:ENOG41~TransMembrane:3 (o15-33i85-105o125-143i)): MAEQNLKIPFAYRALFLYFEPFAALFGAVLLHFRPEIFLNTMSPVAKYAADNQVIYDQLSATYTLFAFNEAVVLRVTKDLRVWKALLVGILVCDAIHLYGSWAALGGDVFWDVRSWRAEDWANLGSLWGQGAFRVAFLAGIGLNEAIPVKRE; encoded by the coding sequence ATGGCCGAACAAAATCTCAAAATCCCATTTGCCTACCGGGCACTTTTCCTTTATTTCGAACCCTTTGCAGCCTTGTTTGGCGCGGTGCTGCTTCACTTTCGCCCAGAGATATTCCTCAATACGATGTCTCCGGTTGCGAAATATGCGGCAGACAACCAGGTCATCTACGACCAGCTCTCGGCGACGTACACATTATTTGCCTTCAATGAAGCCGTCGTTTTGCGTGTCACCAAGGATTTGCGTGTCTGGAAAGCACTCTTGGTTGGCATTCTCGTGTGTGATGCTATACATCTGTATGGGAGCTGGGCGGCACTTGGCGGCGACGTGTTCTGGGACGTGCGATCCTGGAGGGCCGAGGATTGGGCGAATCTCGGAAGCCTTTGGGGACAAGGAGCCTTTCGGGTGGCTTTCTTGGCGGGAATTGGACTGAATGAAGCTATTCCTGTGAAGAGGGAGTGA
- a CDS encoding uncharacterized protein (EggNog:ENOG41~TransMembrane:1 (n4-15c20/21o54-77i)~SECRETED:SignalP(1-20)), with protein MPSIIAPAFLYVLLLQTVTADSGDDFSNNLFTDLGPILALLGERVTMQFLSQCMGWSECIILAAAPLGILTIIVAAIRVGGPPWLKALVGRATENIATAELELMSSTSNEVCELWNGKDVVRCMGSAPIWEFICLVPTRGTPKNPVVRILEIQEASSYIQRSCE; from the exons ATGCCCTCGATCATTGCTCCAGCGTTTCTTTACGTCTTACTCTTGCAAACTGTGACGGCAGATAGTGGAGATGATTTCTCCAATAACCTGTTCACAGATCTTGGCCC AATTTTGGCTCTCCTCGGAGAGCGTGTTACCATGCAATTCCTGAGCCAGTGCATGGGGTGGTCCGAATGCATCATCCTCGCGGCAGCGCCTCTCGGTATCTTGACAATAATTGTCGCCGCCATAAGAGTTGGTGGTCCTCCGTGGCTTAAGGCTTTGGTAGGGCGGGCAACCGAAAATATCGCCACGGCTGAATTGGAGCTCATGTCTTCTACCTCCAACGAGGTCTGCGAGCTCTGGAACGGCAAAGACGTAGTCCGCTGCATGGGATCTGCCCCCATATGGGAATTTATCTGTTTGGTGCCTACCAGAGGGACGCCAAAGAATCCAGTTGTAAGAATATTGGAAATCCAAGAAGCAAGCAGCTACATACAAAGAAGCTGTGAGTAG
- a CDS encoding uncharacterized protein (EggNog:ENOG41~SECRETED:SignalP(1-16)): MRSAIAILSLAASASAALNVHALLPRATGTLSDSDASKCASEALSIVSSLPTPPPAIVSDLTEHPQTDPCKLSVASSLSADYSSYEAKVLSWFSSHKDELTSLASDCSALASYTSLVPVCSNSLVAAAGASGATTSGAAAPTSGAAAPTGSGASKSSGAPKSGTSTAGGARETGMGLAVLAAAGLAVVL; encoded by the coding sequence ATGCGttccgccatcgccatcctctccctcgccgcctcggcctcggccgccCTCAACGTCCACGCCCTCCTCCCCCGCGCAACTGGCACTCTCTCCGACTCCGACGCCAGCAAATGCGCCTCCGAGGCCCTGAGCATCGTCTCGTCCCTGCCCACGCCGCCTCCGGCCATCGTCTCCGACCTGACCGAGCACCCGCAGACCGACCCCTGCAAGCTCAGCGTCGCCTCCAGCCTCAGCGCCGACTACTCCTCCTACGAGGCAAAGGTGCTGTCCTGGTTCAGCAGCCACAAGGACGAGCTGACTTCGCTGGCCTCTgactgctctgctctggccTCCTACACCAGCCTCGTGCCCGtctgcagcaacagcctgGTCGCTGCCGCCGGTGCTTCTGGTGCTACTACCTctggcgctgccgctccAACctctggcgctgctgctcccacGGGCTCTGGCGCCTCCAAGTCTTCTGGCGCTCCCAAGTCTGGCACCAGCACGGCCGGCGGTGCTCGTGAGACTGGAATGGGCCTTGCCGTCCTAGCTGCCGCTGGTCTTGCTGTTGTCCTGTAA
- a CDS encoding uncharacterized protein (EggNog:ENOG41), whose protein sequence is MAPLLDGIYTIANNVQHYPVLDLDGATNPFASPIAGVVGFTNNGPGTKNQQWIVTTLRPGVYSLQSAFAGNTWLAAPTDGATLAQIESSRYDPVYNEVTRWKITNIEGNNYQIESVPFPGKVMDLEMANPTDGTRVILYPNNKTPNQIWTFIPNAIP, encoded by the exons ATGGCGCCGCTTCTCGATGGAATCTACACCATTGCAAACAACGTTCAGCATTATCCAGTTCTCGACCTTGATGGCGCTACCAACCCCTTTGCAAGCCCCATCGCTGGTGTTGTCGGCTT CACTAATAATGGCCCTGGGACCAAGAACCAACAGTGGATAGTAACTACACTTCGCCCAGGTGTCTACAGTCTGCAGTCAGCATTTGCCGGCAACACTTGGTTGGCTGCTCCCA CTGATGGCGCAACCCTTGCTCAAATCGAGTCGTCTAGATACGACCCCGTCTATAACGAGGTCACTCGCTGGAAGATTACCAACATTGAGGGCAACAACTACCA AATTGAGAGTGTGCCATTCCCTGGCAAAGTTATGGATCTCGAGATGGCTAATCCTACCGACGGCACTCGCGTCATTCTATACCCAAACAACAAGACTCCCAACCAGATCTGGACATTTATCCCTAATGCGATTCCGTGA
- a CDS encoding uncharacterized protein (SECRETED:SignalP(1-22)~CAZy:GH7): MAPSGTLPLAAAILALAGIVTAQQPGTSTPEVHPKLTTYQCTTSGGCVAQDTSVVLDWNYRWMHDANYNSCTVNGGVNTTICPDEATCGANCFIEGVNYTASGVTTSGSSLTMNQYMPATTGGYSSVSPRLYLLGADGNYVLLQLNGKELSFDVDLSALPCGENGSLYLSQMADNGGANQYNTAGANYGSGYCDAQCPVQTWKNGTLNTNHSGYCCNEMDILEGNSEANALTPHSCTATACDSSGCGLNPYASGFHSYYGPGLTVDTSKPFTITTQFNTDNGSPSGNLVSITRKYIQNGVSIPSAQSGGDIISSCPSASAYGGLTTMGKALTSGMVLIFSIWNDSGGYMNWLDSGSSGPCSSTEGNPSTILANNPGTHVTFSNIKWGDIGSTTSGGSSPPPVSSSSSSSKPPASSTTLRTSTTTSKTSTAPPSCTQTHWGQCGGNGYTGCKTCASGTTCQYSNDYYSQCL, encoded by the exons ATGGCGCCTTCCGGTACACTGCCGCTGGCCGCTGCTATTCTGGCCTTGGCCGGGATTGTCACGGCTCAGCAACCGGGCACAAGCACTCCCGAGGTCCATCCCAAGTTGACAACGTATCAGTGTACGACGTCGGGAGGATGCGTGGCTCAGGACACCTCCGTCGTCCTGGACTGGAACTACCGCTGGATGCACGACGCCAACTACAACTCGTGCACCGTCAATGGCGGAGTAAACACCACAATCTGCCCCGACGAGGCGACCTGTGGCGCCAACTGCTTCATCGAGGGCGTCAACTACACCGCGTCGGGGGTCACAACCTCTGGCAGCTCGCTCACCATGAACCAGTACATGCCCGCCACCACCGGCGGATACAGCAGCGTGTCCCCGCGACTCTATCTCCTGGGCGCGGACGGGAACTacgtgctgctgcagctcaacGGCAAGGAGCTGAGCTTCGACGTCGACCTGTCAGCTCTGCCTTGCGGCGAGAATGGCTCGCTCTACCTCTCTCAGATGGCGGACAACGGCGGCGCCAACCAGTACAACACTGCTGGTGCCAACTATGGAAGCGGCTACTGCGATGCCCAGTGCCCCGTCCAGACGTGGAAGAACGGCACCCTCAACACCAACCACTCGGGCTACTGCTGCAACGAGATGGACATCCTCGAGGGCAACTCGGAAGCCAACGCCCTGACTCCCCACTCCTGCACGGCCACGGCCTGCGACTCCAGCGGCTGCGGCCTCAACCCCTATGCCAGCGGATTCCACAG CTACTACGGCCCCGGACTGACCGTTGATACCTCCAAGCCCTTCACCATCACTACCCAGTTTAACACAGACAACGGCAGCCCTTCCGGCAACCTTGTCAGCATCACCCGCAAGTACATCCAAAACGGCGTTTCCATCCCAAGCGCCCAGTCCGGCGGCGACATCATCTCCTCGTGCccgtcggcttcggcttaTGGCGGCCTCACAACCATGGGCAAGGCTCTGACCTCGGGCATGGTCCTGATCTTTAGCATCTGGAACGACAGCGGCGGCTACATGAACTGGCTGgatagcggcagcagcggcccCTGTAGCAGCACCGAAGGCAACCCGAGCACGATTCTGGCCAACAACCCGGGCACTCATGTCACCTTTTCCAACATCAAATGGGGAGACATCGGCTCGACCACGTCCGGTGGCAGCTCACCACCCcccgtctccagctccagctccagctcgaAGCCGCCTGCCAGCTCGACGACTCTGAGGACCAGCACGACTACGTCCAAGACGTCGACGGCTCCCCCCAGCTGCACACAGACTCACTGGGGCCAGTGCGGTGGCAACGGTTACACCGGCTGCAAGACTTGCGCGTCGGGAACAACTTGCCAGTACAGTAATGACT ACTACTCGCAATGCCTGTAG
- a CDS encoding uncharacterized protein (EggNog:ENOG41): MATDSLRPLPIVASSVDPPSRDLDDRLDIRFLHPGYPSPLNVFLTLPRVDSESSDGAVVFGIHHQTALTACQITAGNVFQAGYFAADSAGGQKERVSLDGLLTKNSYYFIVDGNVKYPIVPSFKDWEFPHGQVPDLWPTISHHGPIAVDISVTCRMSGVSYAINRAHLVPQEESVWYLQNGMAVYGGDINCKENILPLRKDLHKCFDDRWFAIVPKLTTGGTQYVSHILARQASELWPTYQNLIIRGLTSASKPYLFARFAWAVLLRVKPFVTQGFQRHVIRVHVDNNESSLVEYKEEIMTGIQLQAHYGGGGSKAATPLKRKTDARDELGGLEDDSSEEEAETWDDLWDTGHEQGIPIRSAKRRQQTSSESVPDDKPVLSSADRIALETSIGELVASQSEQGSMEE; this comes from the exons ATGGCGACCGATTCTCTGCGCCCTTTGCCTATTGTGGCATCTTCCGTCGACCCTCCTTCTCGTGATTTGGACGACAGGCTGGATATCCGGTTTCTACATCCAGGCTACCCATCTCCCCTCAATGTGTTTCTTACTCTCCCACGAGTCGATAGTGAGAGCTCAGATGGCGCTGTCGTTTTTGGTATTCACCATCAAACAGCCTTAACCGCCTGCCAGATTACCGCGGGCAATGTCTTTCAAGCCGGCTATTTTGCAGCCGATAGTGCTGGTGGACAGAAAGAGCGTGTATCGCTTGATGGTCTGTTGACTAAGAATTCTTACTACTTTATTGTGGATGGAAACG TCAAGTACCCCATTGTTCCCAGCTTCAAAGATTGGGAATTCCCCCATGGACAAGTGCCAGATCTTTGGCCAACCATCTCTCACCACGGCCCCATAGCAGTTGATATATCTGTTACTTGTCGTATGTCAGGTGTTTCGTATGCTATTAACAGAGCACACCTCGTACCACAAGAAGAATCAGTATGGTACCTGCAAAATGGTATGGCAGTCTATGGAGGAGACATCAACTGCAAGGAAAATATTCTTCCGCTTCGCAAAGACCTTCACAAGTGCTTTGATGATCGGTGGTTTGCAATTGTGCCCAAGTTAACGACAGGCGGCACGCAGTACGTCTCTCATATCCTCGCAAGACAAGCGTCTGAACTTTGGCCGACGTACCAGAACCTCATTATTCGAGGTCTTACTTCAGCCTCTAAGCCATACCTGTTTGCGCGATTTGCATGGGCTGTACTACTCCGCGTAAAGCCATTTGTCACTCAAGGCTTTCAGCGCCATGTTATCCGAGTCCACGTGGATAATAACGAATCCAGCCTCGTGGAGTATAAAGAAGAGATCATGACTGGAATTCAGCTACAAGCGCATTACGGTGGCGGCGGATCCAAGGCTGCTACTCCCCTCAAGAGAAAGACGGATGCTCGAGATGAGCTTGGGGGCCTTGAGGATGATTCgtctgaagaagaggcagagaccTGGGATGATTTGTGGGATACTGGGCATGAACAAGGTATACCAATAAGATCTGCTAAAAGGCGCCAGCAGACGTCTAGCGAATCTGTTCCGGATGACAAGCCCGTACTATCCAGCGCTGATAGAATTGCCTTGGAGACATCTATTGGCGAGCTAGTTGCTTCCCAGAGCGAGCAAGGGTCGATGGAAGAATAA